One part of the Treponema peruense genome encodes these proteins:
- a CDS encoding small ribosomal subunit Rsm22 family protein, which produces MCAYSCESALEPHLKTLLKLWRGTANCSPLSERELRQVSGALLKLQRGLTGERNLAGAGYMEDRAFLGAYLLYYWPVSFMQVSYAFCNVLKSGRLDFLKNLPRPVRILDAGSGPGPAAASVCSALGTSALSTGAGIASNNIELTLCDYSARSLSLAKRLFESDFKQVDTQTVTADFMKKDPAGLFKGKYDIIVTSHALNELWKDFPDRISRRTNFLKSLLNLLSPGGVLLVCEPALLETSRSLIEARDTLVREGAAVVSPCVASCICPALKASSATTCHSEVLWTPPHTVAALARSAGLERTSVKMSYFAFVNEEDNVPCGCTGEYAVVSDGMLNKSGRVRYLLCDGRSRIPLSAKKDDTHAKELGFFNLRRYDRIALLNPELRGDKDSPAFGIGEKTALKVEPFASSNTKIAP; this is translated from the coding sequence GTGTGTGCTTATTCCTGTGAAAGTGCGCTTGAGCCTCATTTGAAAACGCTTTTGAAACTCTGGCGCGGTACAGCAAACTGTTCCCCCCTTTCTGAACGCGAATTAAGGCAGGTTTCCGGCGCGTTGTTAAAGCTTCAGCGCGGGCTTACCGGAGAGCGCAATCTGGCCGGGGCCGGTTATATGGAAGACAGGGCTTTTCTTGGTGCCTACCTTTTGTATTATTGGCCCGTCAGTTTTATGCAGGTTTCGTATGCTTTCTGCAATGTGCTTAAGTCTGGCAGACTGGATTTTTTAAAGAATCTGCCCCGGCCTGTAAGAATCCTGGATGCCGGTTCGGGACCAGGACCTGCGGCCGCCTCTGTCTGCAGTGCACTTGGAACAAGTGCTCTTAGCACAGGCGCAGGAATTGCCAGCAACAATATTGAACTTACTCTTTGCGACTACAGTGCGCGCTCTCTTTCCCTGGCAAAGCGGCTGTTTGAGTCAGATTTTAAGCAGGTTGACACGCAGACTGTGACTGCCGACTTTATGAAAAAAGATCCGGCGGGTTTGTTTAAAGGAAAGTATGATATTATCGTTACAAGCCACGCTCTTAATGAGCTTTGGAAAGATTTTCCTGACAGAATCAGCAGGCGTACAAATTTTCTCAAGTCACTTCTTAATCTGCTTTCGCCGGGCGGTGTTCTGCTTGTATGCGAGCCGGCACTTCTCGAAACAAGCCGTTCACTTATTGAAGCGCGCGACACTCTGGTACGAGAAGGTGCTGCTGTCGTTTCTCCGTGTGTGGCGTCGTGCATTTGTCCAGCGTTAAAGGCCTCAAGTGCCACTACCTGTCACTCTGAAGTTTTGTGGACGCCGCCGCATACTGTTGCCGCCCTCGCGCGCAGTGCCGGTTTGGAAAGAACAAGCGTCAAAATGTCATACTTCGCGTTTGTTAACGAAGAGGACAACGTTCCATGCGGCTGCACCGGGGAATATGCTGTTGTTTCTGACGGTATGCTCAACAAGTCGGGAAGGGTTCGCTATCTTTTGTGCGATGGCCGCAGCCGCATTCCGCTTTCTGCAAAAAAAGATGATACTCATGCAAAAGAACTGGGCTTTTTTAATCTGCGCCGTTACGACAGAATTGCACTTTTGAATCCTGAACTTCGCGGTGACAAAGACAGTCCTGCGTTCGGCATAGGTGAAAAAACGGCATTAAAAGTTGAACCTTTTGCTTCTTCAAATACTAAAATTGCCCCTTAA
- a CDS encoding Hsp33 family molecular chaperone HslO: MIKAQINDKELVEHIESLPKDEMAVFVMADGRVRGALFHGTRFVNQMRAQHNLGILETMILGQASLCGALLIPTMKGKEHMGWRYEVDGPAAGFSVEADSSGYVRGYLFNEHIPVEKPLENWNLAPFLGNGTMTMTTAREGDKVPSSSSVEILYKNITKDLAWYFLQSEQIQTAFNTSVYMDTKGRVAGAGGMFLQVLPETGGTKKNGSSSASGADMKEDAHLIEKVENAFSAAPSLGKWFSEKGEIDDIVYGLFREFNPAVAVRRSVIYDCPCSEESFAKYIRSLPKAELDDIKKNDPDPLEICCRNCGSIYHIPMANL, from the coding sequence ATGATTAAAGCACAGATAAATGACAAAGAACTGGTTGAACATATTGAATCGCTTCCCAAAGATGAGATGGCGGTTTTTGTAATGGCAGACGGCCGCGTAAGGGGCGCTCTTTTTCATGGAACACGTTTTGTAAACCAGATGCGCGCGCAGCATAATCTTGGAATTCTTGAAACAATGATTCTGGGACAGGCATCTTTGTGCGGTGCACTTTTGATTCCCACAATGAAAGGTAAGGAACACATGGGGTGGCGGTATGAAGTTGACGGTCCTGCCGCCGGATTTTCTGTAGAAGCAGATTCATCTGGTTATGTGCGCGGATATCTTTTTAACGAACATATTCCCGTAGAAAAGCCGCTCGAAAACTGGAACCTTGCCCCGTTCCTTGGTAATGGAACAATGACAATGACAACTGCCCGCGAAGGAGACAAAGTTCCCTCTTCGAGTTCTGTAGAAATTCTTTACAAAAACATAACAAAAGATTTGGCGTGGTACTTCCTTCAGTCTGAACAAATCCAGACAGCTTTCAATACAAGCGTTTATATGGACACAAAAGGCCGTGTTGCTGGTGCCGGCGGAATGTTCCTTCAGGTTTTGCCCGAAACAGGCGGAACAAAAAAGAACGGCTCTTCTTCTGCAAGCGGTGCAGACATGAAAGAAGATGCGCATCTTATTGAAAAGGTAGAAAATGCGTTTTCTGCCGCTCCGTCTTTGGGAAAATGGTTTTCAGAAAAGGGTGAAATCGATGACATCGTTTACGGCTTGTTCCGCGAGTTTAATCCTGCTGTAGCCGTTCGCCGTTCAGTAATTTACGACTGCCCATGTTCAGAAGAGTCTTTTGCAAAATATATCCGTTCTCTTCCAAAGGCTGAACTTGACGACATAAAAAAGAACGATCCAGATCCTCTGGAAATTTGCTGCCGTAACTGCGGAAGTATTTATCATATTCCGATGGCGAATCTCTAA
- a CDS encoding ABC transporter permease subunit, with amino-acid sequence MSDKMNFKTVLSNISKGKRIDSSKFLMMITICLFVVMYIAGVIIYSDKGFGRMQTFLNMLIDNAGLLVAASGMTIVMIAGGIDISVGSVVGLVCMILSYSMEKMGLPSGVAIAVVLVFGILFGAFQGWLISYMQLQPFIVTLAGLFMCRGLTAVISSEQIAIRANKAFLALANQNINIFFGSTVNKHGVRMYPFIHPSVIIALAVVVVVWFILRYTRFGRNLFAIGGNEQSALLLGINVKRTKFAAYVLEGFLAALAGFVFCLNTTAGFVEQARGFEMEAISSAVIGGTMLTGGVGTVIGTFFGVLIKATIETLIRCQGTLSSWWNKIVLSSILCFFIVLQSVFAIIKAKRASK; translated from the coding sequence ATGAGTGACAAAATGAATTTCAAGACTGTGCTGTCCAATATTTCAAAGGGAAAACGCATAGATTCCAGCAAGTTCCTTATGATGATTACAATCTGTCTTTTTGTAGTCATGTATATTGCCGGAGTAATTATTTACAGCGACAAGGGCTTTGGAAGAATGCAGACCTTCCTTAACATGCTCATAGATAACGCGGGACTTCTTGTTGCGGCTTCGGGAATGACAATTGTTATGATTGCCGGCGGAATTGATATTTCGGTAGGTTCTGTTGTTGGCCTTGTATGTATGATTCTGTCTTATTCAATGGAAAAGATGGGTCTTCCTTCAGGTGTTGCAATTGCCGTGGTTCTTGTATTCGGAATTTTATTCGGCGCGTTCCAGGGCTGGCTTATTTCTTACATGCAGCTGCAGCCGTTTATTGTAACACTTGCAGGGCTTTTCATGTGCCGCGGACTTACGGCCGTAATCAGTTCCGAGCAGATTGCAATCCGTGCAAACAAAGCATTTCTTGCGCTGGCCAATCAGAATATAAATATTTTCTTTGGTTCAACAGTCAACAAGCACGGCGTAAGAATGTATCCGTTTATTCACCCGAGTGTAATTATTGCGCTTGCGGTTGTTGTTGTAGTGTGGTTTATTCTGCGCTACACAAGATTCGGACGCAATCTTTTTGCAATCGGCGGTAACGAACAGTCTGCACTTCTTTTGGGAATCAACGTTAAGCGCACAAAATTTGCAGCTTATGTTCTTGAAGGATTCCTTGCAGCTCTTGCGGGATTTGTGTTCTGTCTTAACACAACTGCGGGCTTTGTTGAACAGGCACGCGGTTTTGAAATGGAAGCAATTTCTTCTGCTGTTATTGGCGGAACAATGCTTACCGGCGGCGTTGGTACCGTAATAGGAACATTCTTTGGCGTACTGATTAAGGCTACGATAGAAACGCTTATCCGCTGCCAGGGAACTCTTTCTTCCTGGTGGAACAAGATTGTGCTTTCATCAATCCTGTGCTTCTTTATAGTTCTTCAGAGCGTGTTTGCCATAATCAAAGCAAAGCGCGCATCCAAATAA
- a CDS encoding ABC transporter permease has protein sequence MSESKRRFDFGKMMKSQLALPIIALLVMLVVNVIIIAVTKQANFFKVSINNGVLYGYIIDILNRSSELVILAVGMTLVAASSRGTDISVGAVAAISGALIVRLLGSSYDSYAMVPVLAIFFGLLASAACGAFNGLLVARLNIQPMIATLILFTAGRGIAQLISSTETATGVILYVRKESFRYIGGFIPGCIVPTPIFIAIIFVALTYLVLKKTAMSTYIQTVGINPKAGRLVGINSALVIFFCYVFCGLSSGVAGMIASSRIYSSDANNIGLNMEMDAILAVALGGNSLSGGKFNLMGSVIGAVTIQALNTCLYAIGVSGDQLPVYKAAVVILIVLFQSPTFKAWLTNMKNSRASKKLEGGAV, from the coding sequence ATGAGTGAAAGCAAACGCAGATTCGACTTTGGAAAAATGATGAAAAGCCAGCTGGCTCTTCCTATAATCGCACTTTTGGTTATGCTTGTAGTTAACGTAATAATTATTGCGGTTACAAAGCAGGCAAACTTCTTTAAGGTTTCAATCAACAACGGCGTTCTTTACGGTTACATTATTGATATTCTTAACCGTTCAAGCGAACTTGTTATTCTTGCAGTCGGAATGACACTTGTTGCGGCATCTTCGCGCGGAACAGATATTTCTGTTGGTGCTGTTGCTGCAATTTCAGGTGCGCTGATTGTTCGCCTTCTTGGTTCAAGTTATGATTCTTATGCAATGGTTCCTGTTCTTGCAATTTTCTTTGGGCTTCTTGCAAGTGCAGCATGCGGTGCGTTCAATGGACTTCTTGTTGCCAGGCTGAATATCCAGCCTATGATTGCGACACTTATTCTTTTTACGGCCGGCCGCGGAATAGCCCAGCTCATAAGCTCGACCGAAACTGCAACCGGCGTTATTCTCTACGTAAGAAAAGAATCGTTCCGCTACATCGGAGGCTTTATTCCGGGTTGTATAGTACCGACGCCTATTTTCATAGCGATAATTTTTGTTGCGCTTACATATCTTGTGCTCAAAAAGACCGCCATGTCCACTTACATTCAGACGGTCGGAATCAATCCAAAGGCAGGACGTCTTGTAGGAATTAATTCCGCTCTGGTAATTTTCTTCTGCTATGTATTCTGCGGCCTTAGTTCAGGAGTTGCCGGCATGATTGCTTCGAGCCGAATCTATTCCAGCGATGCAAACAACATCGGACTCAATATGGAAATGGATGCAATTCTTGCGGTTGCACTTGGAGGAAACAGTCTTAGTGGCGGTAAATTCAATTTGATGGGTTCGGTAATCGGTGCCGTTACAATTCAGGCTTTGAACACCTGTCTTTATGCCATCGGAGTTTCGGGAGACCAGCTTCCTGTTTACAAAGCTGCCGTCGTTATTCTTATAGTTCTATTCCAGTCGCCAACATTCAAGGCCTGGCTTACAAATATGAAGAACAGTCGTGCAAGCAAAAAGCTTGAAGGTGGTGCTGTATGA
- a CDS encoding sugar ABC transporter ATP-binding protein, producing the protein MANDVLLSMKNINMTFPGVKALQNVEFTLRKGEIHALMGENGAGKSTLIKVLNGVHTRDSGKIYLDGKEINNHSPQEAQINGISTVFQEVNLCPNISVAENIFAGQEPKKWGLAIDWKLMNRKAKEVLAEVGLDIDVTRTLGDYSVAIQQMVAIARAVNFNCKVLILDEPTSSLDDKEVEELFKVMNRLKEKGTGIIFVTHFLEQVYAVCDKITVLRNGEFQGEFTVEELPRLKLVQTMLGHEVAELDNLHSNSAINSQEDLPQIIKAVALTHQGTIKPFDLTIKKGEVIGLTGLLGSGRSELARSLYAADKPDSGELFFKDESLKAKAPIDSIKRGMAYLPEDRKAESIIADLSIRENMMIALQAKTGIFKLLPMSKQLELTNKYIKALNIKTPSTETPIKSLSGGNQQKVIIGRWLVTHPDFLILDEPTRGIDVGTKTEIQKLVIQLAQEGMTVMFISSEIEEMLRTVNRLCVLRDGKKVGELNNDNLTQEDVMAAIAGGDGK; encoded by the coding sequence ATGGCAAATGACGTTCTGCTTTCAATGAAAAATATCAATATGACTTTCCCGGGCGTCAAGGCTCTTCAGAATGTAGAATTTACACTCAGAAAGGGCGAAATTCATGCGCTTATGGGAGAGAACGGAGCCGGAAAAAGTACTCTTATCAAAGTTCTTAACGGTGTCCACACAAGAGATTCAGGAAAAATATACCTTGACGGTAAAGAAATAAACAATCATTCACCTCAGGAAGCCCAGATTAACGGAATAAGTACTGTATTCCAGGAAGTGAATCTTTGTCCCAATATTTCTGTTGCCGAAAACATATTTGCCGGTCAGGAACCAAAAAAATGGGGTCTGGCAATTGACTGGAAACTTATGAACCGCAAGGCAAAAGAAGTTCTTGCCGAAGTAGGTCTTGATATAGATGTTACACGCACTCTGGGTGACTATTCTGTAGCCATTCAGCAGATGGTTGCAATTGCACGTGCGGTTAACTTTAACTGCAAGGTTCTTATTCTTGACGAACCGACAAGTTCTCTTGACGACAAGGAAGTAGAAGAACTTTTCAAAGTAATGAACAGGCTCAAGGAAAAAGGTACGGGAATTATTTTCGTCACACACTTTCTTGAACAGGTTTATGCAGTTTGTGATAAAATTACGGTTTTGCGCAACGGTGAATTCCAGGGTGAATTTACTGTAGAAGAACTGCCGCGCCTAAAGCTGGTACAGACAATGCTTGGTCACGAAGTTGCCGAGCTTGACAATCTGCACAGTAACAGCGCAATTAATTCACAGGAAGATTTGCCGCAGATAATAAAAGCCGTGGCACTTACACACCAGGGAACAATAAAGCCGTTTGACCTTACAATAAAGAAGGGTGAAGTTATAGGACTTACGGGACTGCTCGGCTCGGGTCGTTCAGAACTTGCACGCTCTCTTTATGCAGCAGACAAACCTGATTCCGGCGAACTTTTCTTTAAGGATGAGTCTCTCAAGGCAAAGGCTCCTATTGACTCAATCAAGCGCGGAATGGCGTATCTTCCCGAAGACCGCAAGGCAGAAAGTATTATTGCAGATCTTTCAATACGCGAAAACATGATGATTGCGCTTCAGGCCAAAACCGGAATCTTCAAACTTCTTCCGATGAGCAAACAGCTTGAACTTACAAACAAATACATCAAGGCTCTTAACATAAAAACACCTTCTACCGAAACGCCGATCAAATCTCTTTCAGGCGGAAACCAGCAGAAGGTAATTATTGGAAGATGGCTTGTAACACACCCGGACTTTCTTATTCTGGATGAACCTACCCGCGGAATTGACGTTGGTACAAAAACAGAAATCCAGAAACTTGTAATTCAGCTTGCGCAGGAAGGAATGACTGTTATGTTTATAAGTTCCGAAATTGAAGAAATGCTCAGAACCGTAAACAGACTTTGTGTTCTTCGCGACGGAAAAAAGGTTGGGGAACTGAACAACGACAATCTTACCCAGGAAGACGTCATGGCTGCAATCGCCGGAGGTGATGGAAAATGA
- a CDS encoding ABC transporter substrate-binding protein, whose product MKKIAAFTGSILMVALALAGCSKKGPEAKGAKGDKKVITVGYAQVGAESDWRLANTESFKSTFTAENGYKLIFDDAQQKQENQIKAMRNFIQQDVDYIVVAPVVETGWETVLGEAKAAGIPVILSDRQMKVSDDSLYLCWVGGNFLKEGRDSVIWLNDYLKKNGRDSEKLNVLLIQGTIGSSAQVGRTQGITEGLAKNLNYNLLAKQTGEFTQAKGQEVMESFLKQYDDIDVVFAENDNMAWGAVDAIKAAGKQPGKDIIIICFDAVHETFNKMMAGEINCAVECNPLHGPRVDSIIKTLEAGGTVDKIAYVDEGVFDEANAEAMLPTRKY is encoded by the coding sequence ATGAAAAAGATTGCTGCGTTTACAGGTTCAATTCTTATGGTTGCTCTTGCACTTGCAGGATGCTCAAAAAAGGGTCCCGAAGCAAAGGGCGCAAAAGGTGACAAAAAGGTAATTACCGTTGGATACGCACAGGTTGGTGCAGAATCTGACTGGCGTCTTGCAAACACCGAGTCATTCAAGAGCACTTTCACCGCAGAAAACGGCTACAAGCTTATTTTTGATGATGCACAGCAGAAGCAGGAAAACCAGATAAAGGCAATGCGCAACTTTATTCAGCAGGATGTTGACTATATCGTAGTTGCTCCGGTAGTTGAGACTGGTTGGGAAACAGTATTGGGCGAAGCAAAGGCTGCAGGAATCCCTGTTATTCTCTCTGACCGCCAGATGAAAGTTTCTGACGACAGTCTCTATCTTTGCTGGGTTGGAGGAAACTTCCTTAAAGAAGGACGCGACTCTGTAATCTGGCTCAACGACTATCTCAAGAAAAACGGCCGCGATTCAGAAAAACTTAATGTACTTCTTATTCAGGGAACAATCGGTTCTTCTGCACAGGTTGGACGCACACAGGGAATTACTGAAGGTCTTGCAAAGAATCTAAACTACAACCTTCTTGCTAAACAGACTGGTGAATTTACACAGGCAAAGGGACAGGAAGTTATGGAATCTTTCCTCAAGCAGTATGATGACATCGATGTAGTATTTGCAGAAAATGACAACATGGCCTGGGGTGCAGTAGACGCAATCAAGGCAGCCGGAAAACAGCCCGGAAAAGACATTATCATCATTTGTTTCGACGCTGTACACGAAACATTCAACAAGATGATGGCGGGAGAAATCAACTGCGCCGTAGAGTGTAACCCTCTTCACGGACCGCGCGTAGACTCAATCATCAAGACACTTGAGGCCGGCGGAACAGTAGACAAGATTGCTTATGTAGATGAAGGCGTATTTGATGAAGCCAACGCAGAAGCAATGCTTCCTACACGTAAGTACTAA